The proteins below are encoded in one region of Halichoerus grypus chromosome X, mHalGry1.hap1.1, whole genome shotgun sequence:
- the LOC118529882 gene encoding spindlin-2, with product MKTLHKKAAAGQQSRETVDHHIRSANMRKKKTCQKKQRGRPSSQPRRNIVGCRISHGWKEGDEPITQWKGTVLDQVPINPSLYLVKYDGIDCVYGLELHRDERILKLKILPDKVPFSRVRDVHLANTIIGKAVEHMFEGEHGSKDEWRGMVLAQAPIMKAWFYITYEKDPVLYMYQLLDDYREGDLRIMPESSESPPAEREPEGVIDGLIGKHVEYTKEDGSKRTGKVIHQVKAKPSVYFIKFDDDFHIYVYDLVKKS from the coding sequence ATGAAGACCCTTCACAAAAAGGCAGCTGCAGGGCAGCAAAGCAGGGAAACTGTTGATCATCACATCAGATCTGCAAATATGAGGAAGAAAAAGACCTGTCAAAAGAAACAGAGGGGCAGACCTTCATCCCAGCCTCGAAGGAACATAGTGGGCTGCAGAATTTCAcatggatggaaggaaggtgaTGAGCCCATCACCCAGTGGAAAGGAACCGTTCTGGATCAGGTGCCTATCAATCCCTCTCTTTATCTGGTCAAATATGATGGAATTGACTGTGTCTATGGACTGGAACTTCACAGAGATGAAAGGATTTTAAAGCTTAAAATCCTTCCTGATAAGGTGCCATTTTCTCGAGTCAGAGATGTGCACCTTGCAAATACCATAATTGGTAAAGCTGTGGAACATATGTTTGAGGGTGAGCATGGTTCTAAGGATGAATGGAGGGGAATGGTCTTAGCCCAAGCACCTATCATGAAAGCCTGGTTTTATATTACCTATGAGAAGGATCCTGTTTTATACATGTACCAGCTTCTAGATGATTACAGAGAAGGAGACCTCCGTATCATGCCAGAGTCCAGTGAGTCTCCTCCAGCAGAGAGGGAGCCAGAAGGAGTTATAGATGGCCTCATAGGTAAACATGTGGAATATACCAAAGAAGATGGCTCCAAAAGGACAGGCAAGGTCATTCACCAAGTCAAAGCCAAACCCTCTGTGTATTTCATCAAGTTTGATGATGATTTCCATATCTATGTCTATGATTTGGTGAAAAAGTCCTAA